One Campylobacter sp. RM16192 genomic region harbors:
- the proB gene encoding glutamate 5-kinase: MSREALKDIKRVVIKVGTSTLTKSSGKLNEEKIKRIVASIASLADEGFEVALVTSGAVGAGMGELNINERPKTLNEKQALASVGQVALIHLYQILFWAHGKTIAQLLLTRGDFSDRNRYLNARNVCGTLLSKNIIPIINENDPVVSDELKVGDNDTLSALVSGLIDADLLIILSDIDGLYDKNPNVHKDAKFIKLVEDINEDIKSMAQGEGSKFGTGGMKTKIIAAQMATKIGTNLIIVNGENPENIIRAVKGEEIGTLFLRQDKKISSRKYWLGYGTSKKGTIIIDEGAAKALKNGKSLLSVGIKGISGEFERGQIVEILNSKDELIAKGISNYSSSEIMLIKGRKSEEIEEILGHKYDDDIVHIDNLLLV; this comes from the coding sequence ATGAGTAGAGAAGCGTTAAAAGATATAAAAAGAGTTGTAATAAAAGTAGGCACATCTACTCTTACTAAATCTAGCGGCAAACTAAACGAAGAGAAGATTAAGCGCATAGTAGCAAGCATAGCCAGCCTTGCGGATGAGGGCTTTGAGGTGGCTCTTGTGACCTCCGGGGCCGTTGGTGCAGGAATGGGAGAGCTTAATATAAATGAGCGCCCAAAGACACTAAATGAGAAGCAGGCTTTGGCATCGGTAGGACAGGTTGCCTTAATACATTTGTATCAAATTTTATTTTGGGCGCATGGCAAGACTATAGCTCAGCTGCTTCTAACTCGCGGAGATTTTAGCGATAGAAATAGATATCTAAATGCTAGAAACGTATGCGGCACACTTTTATCTAAAAACATAATTCCTATTATAAATGAAAACGACCCTGTCGTAAGCGATGAATTAAAAGTTGGTGATAATGATACCTTAAGCGCTCTTGTATCTGGACTTATAGATGCTGATTTGTTAATAATTTTAAGCGATATAGACGGACTATACGATAAAAATCCAAATGTTCATAAGGATGCTAAATTTATAAAATTAGTTGAAGATATTAATGAAGATATTAAGAGTATGGCTCAGGGTGAGGGGAGTAAATTTGGTACAGGCGGCATGAAAACGAAGATAATAGCCGCCCAGATGGCAACCAAAATAGGCACAAATTTAATTATCGTAAATGGCGAAAATCCTGAGAATATAATAAGAGCCGTTAAAGGCGAGGAGATAGGAACTCTGTTTTTAAGGCAGGACAAGAAGATTAGTTCGCGTAAGTATTGGCTGGGATATGGCACAAGCAAAAAAGGCACAATAATTATCGATGAGGGTGCAGCTAAAGCGCTAAAAAACGGTAAGAGTCTATTAAGTGTAGGCATAAAAGGAATTAGCGGAGAATTTGAGCGCGGTCAGATAGTCGAAATTTTAAACAGTAAAGACGAGCTTATAGCAAAGGGTATTAGCAACTACTCTTCAAGTGAAATTATGTTAATAAAGGGCAGAAAGAGCGAGGAGATAGAGGAAATTTTAGGGCATAAATATGACGATGATATCGTGCATATTGATAATTTGCTGCTAGTTTAG